Proteins encoded within one genomic window of Triticum aestivum cultivar Chinese Spring chromosome 2D, IWGSC CS RefSeq v2.1, whole genome shotgun sequence:
- the LOC123049679 gene encoding auxin-responsive protein SAUR50-like, with protein MPRTRRLRGGFRLGRKLLTAWRWALCGRNRRRGGGGYLRLDTPCPMEGREAKKLAPVLRWGKSLARLLSLGRADRGQQTLEAVKTPKGQVAVYVGGGGPGEPLRYVVPVVYFNHPMFGELLREAEEAFGFQHPGGITIPCAAAKFERAAAVAAAGKKGFARW; from the coding sequence ATGCCGAGGACAAGGAGGCTGCGCGGCGGGTTCCGGCTCGGCCGGAAGCTGCTGACCGCATGGCGGTGGGCGCTCTGCGGCCGGAACcggcgccggggcggcggtggctacCTCCGCCTCGACACGCCGTGCCCGATGGAGGGCAGGGAGGCCAAGAAGCTGGCACCGGTGCTGCGGTGGGGCAAGTCGCTGGCGCGGCTCCTCAGCCTCGGCCGGGCGGACCGCGGGCAGCAGACGCTCGAGGCGGTGAAGACCCCCAAGGGGCAGGTGGCGGTgtacgtcggcggcggcgggcccgGGGAGCCGCTGCGGTACGTGGTGCCCGTGGTGTACTTCAACCACCCCATGTTCGGGGAGCTGCTGCGGGAGGCCGAGGAGGCGTTCGGCTTCCAGCACCCCGGCGGCATCACcatcccctgcgccgccgccaagttcgagcgcgccgccgccgtggccgccgccGGCAAGAAGGGGTTCGCCAGGTGGTAG